Proteins from a single region of Aerococcus viridans:
- the pfkB gene encoding 1-phosphofructokinase, with translation MIYTLTLNPSIDYLMYIDEIQAGKTNRSTREQMLPGGKGINVSRILNQFEVPNIALGFVGGFSGDFIREWLEKEGSSTQFIEISSPTRINVKTKGTSETEINGAGPVIDEEAINQLRQQIQMMTSEDLIVLSGSKAQGLPEDFYLSLISLLKERGIPFIFDTASQELIEALPMGPLLVKPNQDELGDLFGVEINTIDDVVLYGKKLQQLGAENVVVSLGGDGALFIDKDRIVKADAPQGQVINTVGSGDSMIAGFVAGLQQGLPASQAFVLAVQSGSATAFKEDLAEKEDIDALNGAVGLSFLHK, from the coding sequence TTGATTTATACACTAACGTTAAATCCCTCAATCGATTACTTAATGTATATTGATGAGATCCAAGCAGGAAAGACGAATAGATCAACGCGTGAACAGATGTTACCAGGTGGGAAAGGGATTAATGTATCTCGAATCCTAAACCAATTTGAAGTACCCAATATTGCCTTAGGTTTTGTAGGTGGTTTCTCAGGGGACTTTATTCGCGAATGGTTGGAAAAAGAGGGGTCATCTACTCAATTTATAGAAATTTCTAGTCCAACACGTATCAATGTGAAGACAAAAGGAACGAGCGAAACAGAAATTAATGGTGCAGGGCCTGTCATTGATGAAGAAGCGATTAACCAATTGCGCCAACAAATTCAAATGATGACTTCAGAAGACTTGATAGTTCTATCAGGTAGTAAAGCACAAGGCTTACCGGAAGATTTCTACTTAAGCTTAATTAGCTTATTGAAAGAACGCGGTATTCCATTTATCTTCGATACAGCAAGCCAAGAATTAATCGAAGCCTTACCAATGGGACCACTTTTAGTCAAACCAAACCAGGATGAGTTAGGTGACTTATTCGGTGTTGAAATTAATACAATAGATGACGTTGTTTTATATGGTAAGAAGTTACAACAATTAGGTGCAGAAAACGTCGTTGTATCACTGGGTGGTGACGGTGCCTTATTTATTGACAAAGACCGTATTGTTAAGGCTGATGCACCTCAAGGTCAAGTCATCAATACAGTTGGGTCTGGTGACTCAATGATTGCCGGATTTGTTGCCGGATTACAACAAGGTTTACCAGCTTCTCAAGCTTTCGTGCTAGCGGTACAAAGTGGGAGTGCCACAGCATTTAAAGAAGACTTGGCGGAGAAAGAAGACATTGATGCCTTAAACGGGGCAGTCGGTCTATCATTTTTACATAAATAA
- a CDS encoding fructose-specific PTS transporter subunit EIIC, translating into MKITDILREELMILDVKADNKAAILDEMAQKLVDTGAVSDFDSFRSDIQKREDTMSTGLGNGIAMPHAKNEAVTKTSVVFAKKQGGLDFESLDGQPAELFFMIAAEGGSADTHLQVLAELSKLLMNEDFIAALKGAQDTAAITGILNLAQAQLDAENKEEESSTDVSAANVDEKQPYIVAVTACPTGIAHTYMAEDALKKKAQELGVQIKVETRGSEGVKHGLTKEDIDKADGIIVAVSKNVPMGRFNGKKVVERPVADGINKTEELINLALSGDAPVYTTNRQDEDDASNEDGAGSGRFNFKSLYKDLMNGISAMLPFVIAGGIIIAISFLIERFAGSESALFLGFNGIGSAAFAFLIPVLAGNIAKSIGGQPALVAGFSAGALANTAGAGFLGGLVGGFLAGYVTILVIEMLKRLPKSLAGTRTILFYPVLTLLITGVIMYFVLGPIFAGINTGMLNFLESLGTANLVLLGAVLGGMMAIDMGGPFNKAAYAFSIGIFTDTGDGKFMAAVMAGGMVPPLAIALASVLFKNKFTKTEKQSGLTNFIMGLTFITEGAIPFAAADPLRVITSSVLGAAVAGGLTQFWATNVPAPHGGIITMVALGNQPLLLILAVIIGSIISALVLGFWKKPVAEEDR; encoded by the coding sequence ATGAAAATTACGGATATTTTACGTGAAGAGTTAATGATTCTTGATGTGAAGGCAGATAACAAGGCCGCTATTTTAGACGAAATGGCGCAAAAATTAGTAGATACTGGAGCAGTGAGCGACTTTGATAGTTTCCGTTCAGACATCCAAAAACGTGAAGATACTATGAGTACTGGTTTAGGTAATGGTATCGCTATGCCTCACGCGAAAAATGAAGCAGTTACCAAAACCTCAGTTGTATTTGCTAAAAAACAAGGCGGTTTAGACTTCGAATCTTTAGACGGCCAACCAGCTGAATTATTCTTTATGATCGCTGCTGAAGGTGGCTCTGCGGATACGCATTTACAAGTACTTGCTGAACTTTCTAAGTTATTAATGAACGAAGACTTCATTGCTGCCTTAAAAGGTGCCCAAGATACTGCAGCTATTACAGGTATTTTAAACTTAGCACAAGCACAATTAGACGCAGAAAACAAAGAAGAGGAATCTTCTACTGATGTTTCTGCAGCTAACGTTGACGAAAAGCAACCATATATCGTTGCGGTAACCGCTTGTCCAACTGGTATTGCCCACACCTATATGGCTGAAGATGCTTTGAAGAAAAAAGCACAAGAACTAGGCGTACAAATTAAAGTTGAAACACGTGGATCTGAAGGCGTTAAACATGGTTTAACCAAAGAAGACATTGACAAAGCTGACGGAATCATCGTTGCGGTTAGTAAAAATGTCCCAATGGGTCGTTTCAACGGTAAAAAAGTGGTTGAACGTCCAGTTGCTGACGGTATCAACAAAACTGAAGAATTGATTAATTTAGCTTTATCTGGCGACGCACCAGTTTACACGACTAACCGTCAAGATGAAGATGATGCTTCAAATGAAGACGGTGCAGGTTCAGGTCGCTTCAACTTCAAGTCATTATACAAAGACTTAATGAACGGTATCTCAGCAATGCTACCATTCGTTATCGCTGGTGGTATCATTATTGCCATTTCATTCTTAATTGAACGATTTGCCGGTAGCGAATCTGCCTTATTCTTAGGTTTCAACGGTATCGGTTCTGCAGCCTTTGCTTTCTTAATTCCAGTATTAGCTGGTAATATCGCTAAATCTATCGGGGGTCAACCAGCCTTAGTAGCCGGATTCTCTGCTGGTGCTTTAGCAAATACTGCTGGTGCCGGATTCCTAGGTGGTTTAGTTGGTGGTTTCCTTGCTGGTTACGTGACAATTTTAGTCATTGAAATGCTTAAAAGATTACCAAAATCACTTGCAGGTACTAGAACAATCTTATTCTACCCAGTACTTACTTTATTAATTACCGGTGTCATCATGTACTTTGTATTAGGGCCAATTTTCGCTGGTATCAATACAGGTATGTTGAACTTCCTTGAAAGTCTAGGTACTGCTAACTTAGTATTACTAGGTGCCGTACTTGGTGGTATGATGGCCATCGACATGGGTGGACCATTCAATAAAGCAGCTTATGCCTTCTCTATCGGTATCTTTACAGATACTGGTGATGGTAAATTCATGGCGGCAGTTATGGCTGGTGGTATGGTGCCACCATTAGCAATCGCTTTGGCGTCAGTTTTATTCAAAAATAAATTTACTAAGACCGAAAAACAATCAGGTTTAACAAACTTCATTATGGGTCTAACATTCATTACAGAAGGTGCTATCCCATTTGCTGCTGCTGATCCATTACGCGTGATCACTTCTAGTGTACTAGGAGCTGCAGTTGCTGGTGGTTTAACACAATTCTGGGCAACTAATGTACCTGCACCACATGGTGGTATCATCACTATGGTGGCGTTAGGTAACCAACCATTACTACTAATCTTAGCGGTAATTATCGGTTCAATTATCTCAGCCTTAGTTTTAGGTTTCTGGAAAAAACCAGTAGCTGAAGAAGATAGATAA
- a CDS encoding AraC family transcriptional regulator, with amino-acid sequence MTLNTYNEFDNNNFDLNIDHYGFESCPPNYAFGPSVRNNFVLHYIIEGSGQFTIYNKVTSLGAGDIFILPKDAVTYYQADGDQPWSYIWVGFSGSRAESILLQSSLMAKCFATSQKDSKILNQMYRLIAYADKKFTESNELEIIGELYKLLAFLIEEFPNQEAQESHNNHKKYMKQALKIIHSQYDTPLQVTTIAEKLNLNRSYLYKIFKEETGQSIKDYILMVKMKKSCDLLINSSLTISQIASSVGFTDPLAFSKAFKKTYQVSPLQFRKINE; translated from the coding sequence ATGACTTTAAATACATACAATGAATTTGATAATAATAATTTTGATTTAAACATTGATCATTATGGGTTTGAATCCTGTCCCCCGAATTATGCTTTCGGTCCAAGCGTTCGTAATAACTTTGTACTACATTATATTATTGAAGGTAGTGGGCAATTCACTATATATAATAAGGTGACGTCATTAGGTGCTGGAGATATTTTTATCCTACCTAAAGATGCCGTCACTTACTATCAAGCAGATGGTGATCAGCCGTGGTCTTACATATGGGTTGGTTTTTCCGGATCGAGAGCGGAAAGCATTTTATTGCAATCTAGTCTTATGGCAAAATGTTTTGCCACAAGTCAAAAGGATTCAAAAATTTTGAATCAAATGTATCGTTTAATTGCCTATGCGGATAAAAAATTTACTGAAAGTAATGAATTAGAAATTATAGGTGAATTATATAAATTGTTAGCTTTCTTAATTGAAGAATTTCCAAACCAGGAAGCGCAGGAAAGTCATAACAACCACAAGAAGTATATGAAGCAAGCTTTGAAGATTATTCATAGTCAATATGATACCCCCCTACAAGTTACCACAATAGCTGAAAAATTAAATTTGAACCGCAGTTATCTTTATAAGATATTTAAGGAAGAAACAGGACAGTCAATAAAAGATTATATATTAATGGTCAAAATGAAGAAAAGTTGTGATTTGTTAATCAATTCCTCCTTGACCATTTCTCAAATTGCTAGTTCCGTGGGTTTTACTGATCCTTTAGCATTTAGTAAGGCATTTAAGAAAACTTATCAGGTTAGTCCCCTTCAATTCCGTAAAATCAATGAATGA
- a CDS encoding ABC transporter ATP-binding protein — MRVKDILLKNKGQAFLAFMAKVAEAILELLVPIVMATLINMGINQDNPSVIIRQGILLAVLPLLGYLTALVCQYLASKVAQDIGTEVRLEMFKTLNRMDRKQLDSITASSVVLRIENDTQNLQLAIALMIRLGSRVPVLLIGSIVMAFYVSPTLAPIFIIGGLVIGAILIYINIFTNKQNGQIQRRMDQLSRIVRENFSGIRDIRAFANEKHEVDRFEKQNLTLRGEQLTMGAFQALANPSSLFLVNLAIAFILFFGGRLVNNGQFMQGDVVALVQYMNNILLALNVLVNILLVFSRGIAGINRIDEVLAIKPEILSGQDKLSGHEPLAIQFDDVTFGYGERNTIENITADIKPGSFFGIIGGTASGKSTLVNLLLRNDDVNQGQIIINDSLIQNLDLNAYRQKIGLVPQSASLFTGTLRDNLLMGKKDISDQDLWQALEIAQAKDFVAQNDQGLDMPVRQGGKNFSGGQKQRLTIARALVGQPQVLILDDSSSALDFATESKLRQALSKLNTTIIMISQRVSSVQQADQILVMNNGRSAGVGSHDDLLATSDIYQAIVASQMQEEKED; from the coding sequence ATGCGGGTTAAAGATATATTACTTAAAAATAAAGGCCAAGCCTTTTTGGCATTTATGGCTAAAGTAGCCGAAGCCATTTTAGAGTTATTAGTGCCTATCGTGATGGCTACATTAATTAACATGGGGATTAATCAAGACAATCCATCAGTAATCATAAGACAAGGGATCTTGTTAGCGGTATTGCCTTTACTAGGTTATTTAACGGCCTTGGTTTGTCAATATTTGGCTTCTAAAGTTGCCCAGGATATTGGGACTGAAGTGCGGTTAGAAATGTTTAAAACATTAAACCGTATGGATAGAAAGCAATTGGATAGTATTACAGCTTCGTCAGTGGTTCTAAGAATCGAAAATGATACACAAAACTTACAATTGGCCATTGCCTTAATGATTCGACTGGGTTCTCGTGTGCCAGTTTTATTAATCGGTTCAATTGTGATGGCGTTTTATGTGAGTCCAACCTTGGCGCCTATATTTATCATCGGTGGATTGGTCATTGGTGCTATCTTGATATACATTAATATTTTTACCAATAAACAAAATGGCCAAATCCAACGTCGTATGGATCAATTATCACGTATTGTGCGTGAAAACTTTTCAGGCATCCGGGACATTCGTGCCTTCGCCAACGAAAAACATGAAGTCGACCGATTCGAAAAACAAAACCTGACTTTAAGAGGCGAGCAATTAACCATGGGCGCCTTCCAAGCGCTAGCTAACCCGTCAAGCCTTTTCTTAGTCAACTTAGCCATTGCCTTTATCTTGTTCTTCGGAGGAAGATTGGTAAATAATGGCCAGTTTATGCAAGGGGATGTCGTTGCCTTAGTTCAATATATGAATAATATTCTCTTGGCTTTAAATGTACTTGTGAATATCTTGCTTGTATTTAGTCGCGGGATTGCTGGGATTAACCGAATTGATGAGGTTTTAGCCATTAAACCAGAAATCTTAAGTGGCCAGGACAAACTTTCTGGGCATGAACCCTTAGCCATTCAATTTGATGATGTAACTTTTGGATACGGAGAGCGTAATACCATTGAAAATATCACAGCTGATATCAAACCTGGTTCCTTCTTTGGGATTATCGGGGGGACGGCATCCGGTAAATCGACCTTAGTTAACCTGTTGTTACGTAATGACGATGTCAACCAGGGCCAAATTATCATTAACGATAGCTTGATTCAAAACTTAGACCTGAATGCCTACCGTCAAAAAATCGGTCTAGTCCCTCAATCAGCCTCTTTATTTACAGGGACCCTTAGAGATAATCTATTGATGGGCAAAAAGGATATCAGTGACCAAGACTTGTGGCAAGCTTTAGAAATTGCACAAGCGAAGGACTTTGTCGCTCAAAATGACCAGGGCTTAGACATGCCCGTTCGACAAGGTGGTAAAAACTTTTCAGGTGGACAAAAGCAAAGGCTAACGATTGCCCGTGCCCTAGTTGGCCAACCGCAAGTTTTAATACTAGATGATTCATCAAGTGCCTTAGACTTCGCCACTGAATCGAAATTACGCCAAGCATTAAGCAAATTAAATACCACGATTATCATGATTTCACAGCGAGTATCTTCAGTACAACAGGCTGATCAAATTTTAGTCATGAATAATGGGCGCAGTGCTGGTGTTGGTAGTCACGATGACTTATTAGCAACCAGTGATATATATCAAGCGATTGTTGCTTCACAGATGCAAGAAGAAAAGGAGGACTAG
- a CDS encoding nitroreductase family protein — protein sequence MSAFKDLLTKRRSHYAIGANTDVTASDVAAALNEVIPTVPSAFNSQGVRVVVVSGEKNQQLWDLIKGVQTEVLDAGTLNYMTPIMDGAREAVGTILFFEDRDAVEAGIPGNPERRSVYKNHESANAQLTAWLALTELGLGANLQHFNIGYEQGFDAAIRELLDLPEAWELVAEMPFGSIEAPAAEKEVIAAEEQVILK from the coding sequence ATGTCAGCTTTTAAAGATTTATTAACTAAACGTCGTTCTCACTACGCTATCGGTGCTAACACTGATGTGACTGCTTCAGATGTAGCTGCTGCTTTAAACGAAGTGATTCCAACTGTACCAAGTGCATTTAACTCACAAGGTGTACGTGTTGTTGTCGTTTCTGGTGAAAAAAACCAACAACTTTGGGACTTGATTAAAGGTGTACAAACAGAAGTATTAGACGCAGGTACATTAAACTACATGACACCAATCATGGATGGTGCGCGTGAAGCAGTTGGTACAATCTTATTCTTCGAAGACCGTGACGCTGTTGAAGCAGGTATCCCTGGTAACCCAGAACGTCGTTCAGTTTACAAAAATCACGAATCAGCAAATGCGCAATTAACAGCTTGGTTAGCATTAACTGAATTAGGTTTAGGTGCAAACTTACAACATTTCAACATTGGCTACGAGCAAGGATTTGACGCAGCAATTCGTGAATTGTTAGATTTACCTGAAGCTTGGGAATTAGTTGCTGAAATGCCATTCGGTTCTATTGAAGCACCAGCTGCAGAAAAAGAAGTTATTGCTGCTGAAGAACAAGTTATCTTAAAATAA
- a CDS encoding NUDIX hydrolase: MASKKLRYTNPSAGILILTRKLGGQKQVLLQHRGQTEMLANKWDCISGHVEAQETVRQAMVREVYEELGILIQADDLEFVGLTHLRLDDETTYYNIYLTTDRFVGTPHIMETDKHDDLKWVNLTDLPTMADEIVQNRYEAIQHLGQPPFYSEEGFV, translated from the coding sequence ATGGCAAGTAAGAAATTGCGATATACCAACCCTTCAGCGGGCATATTAATTTTAACCCGGAAATTGGGTGGGCAAAAGCAAGTCCTGTTACAACACAGAGGGCAAACGGAAATGTTAGCGAATAAGTGGGATTGTATATCTGGGCATGTTGAAGCACAGGAAACGGTACGCCAAGCAATGGTTCGAGAAGTATATGAAGAATTGGGCATTCTAATTCAAGCAGACGATTTAGAATTTGTTGGCTTAACCCACCTACGTTTAGACGACGAAACTACTTACTATAATATATATCTGACGACCGACCGATTTGTGGGTACACCGCACATTATGGAAACTGATAAGCATGATGATTTAAAATGGGTGAACTTGACTGATTTACCAACTATGGCGGATGAAATTGTTCAAAATCGTTATGAGGCCATCCAACATTTGGGGCAGCCACCGTTTTATTCAGAAGAAGGATTTGTGTAA
- a CDS encoding amino acid ABC transporter ATP-binding protein has protein sequence MLTSKRLKTWKGKKFNDNTVLKGIDFQVNEEEVVAIIGPSGSGKSTFLRSLSLLESPESGTIEINGVKVIAPDIKKQDAFALRQQTAMVFQHYNLFRNKTALENVTLSLISNNVMKKDEAAEFGEKLLKQVGLSKQKNQYPVTLSGGQQQRVSIARALAVQPKSILLDEPTSALDPELVNEVLETIEHLAKGHTILVIVTHEMDFARKVADWVVFMNDGVVVESGRPDEIFTNPKEERTK, from the coding sequence ATTCTGACGTCCAAGCGATTGAAGACTTGGAAGGGAAAAAAATTTAATGATAACACTGTATTGAAGGGGATTGACTTTCAAGTGAACGAAGAGGAAGTTGTCGCGATTATTGGGCCGTCAGGTTCAGGAAAATCGACCTTTTTGCGGAGTTTAAGCTTACTGGAATCACCAGAATCAGGAACCATTGAAATTAACGGGGTTAAAGTCATAGCACCGGATATCAAGAAGCAAGATGCCTTTGCCTTAAGACAGCAAACTGCCATGGTATTCCAACACTATAATTTGTTCAGAAATAAGACAGCTTTAGAGAACGTTACTTTATCGTTAATTTCAAATAATGTCATGAAAAAAGACGAAGCTGCTGAGTTTGGTGAAAAATTATTGAAACAAGTGGGCTTGTCGAAACAAAAAAATCAGTACCCAGTGACTTTATCAGGTGGGCAACAACAACGGGTAAGTATTGCCCGGGCACTTGCCGTACAACCTAAATCAATTCTACTAGATGAGCCAACGTCTGCCTTAGACCCAGAATTAGTGAATGAGGTACTTGAAACCATCGAACACTTGGCAAAAGGACACACAATACTAGTCATCGTGACGCACGAAATGGATTTTGCCCGCAAAGTTGCGGACTGGGTTGTCTTTATGAACGATGGGGTGGTCGTTGAATCAGGACGGCCGGATGAAATCTTCACTAATCCAAAAGAAGAGAGAACCAAGTAA
- a CDS encoding HPP family protein, whose amino-acid sequence MTSHYSEEFTRDKPYSVTVAFISHFNALHQTMKRLLADDDATFFQCVEELAKTNQVIKRNHQFLDQIRQLRNLLTHHKTEVEVNLAYPSEETNQQLFEINKLLTEIPSTRKFIKPVFAINMDDSLEKALTDLHHHQVSQLPVFNKERLVSVISAELITKFIADEITKNAWFYMDFSKYQVRQIINHSHHKKITSKQIISPDTPIFELDDLMVDLMRNNRNEVLLISEEDDVRKPKDIIGIVTQRDITTILNYL is encoded by the coding sequence ATGACCAGTCATTATTCTGAAGAATTTACTAGGGATAAACCCTATTCAGTAACAGTCGCCTTTATTAGCCACTTTAACGCCTTACACCAAACCATGAAGAGATTATTAGCGGATGATGATGCTACTTTCTTCCAATGTGTAGAAGAATTGGCCAAAACAAACCAAGTAATCAAACGTAACCATCAATTTTTAGACCAGATTCGCCAGTTACGCAACTTGTTGACCCACCACAAGACAGAGGTTGAAGTAAACCTGGCTTATCCTTCTGAAGAAACCAATCAACAACTCTTTGAAATCAACAAATTACTGACAGAAATACCGTCAACTAGAAAATTTATCAAACCAGTTTTTGCCATTAATATGGATGATAGTCTAGAAAAAGCCTTGACTGATTTACACCACCATCAAGTATCCCAATTACCCGTCTTCAATAAGGAACGCTTGGTATCCGTTATTTCTGCAGAACTCATCACCAAATTTATTGCGGATGAAATTACCAAAAATGCTTGGTTCTATATGGACTTCTCCAAATATCAAGTAAGGCAAATCATCAATCATAGCCATCATAAGAAAATTACCAGTAAACAAATCATCTCACCCGATACCCCAATTTTTGAATTAGATGATTTAATGGTCGACTTGATGCGCAACAACCGAAATGAAGTCTTATTGATTTCGGAAGAAGACGATGTCCGAAAACCTAAAGATATTATTGGAATTGTCACTCAACGGGATATTACGACGATTCTAAATTATTTATAA
- a CDS encoding ABC transporter ATP-binding protein, which produces MDKTTFSWLMDYIKRYRWTTIGLFLFSTITVLFQVLIPIQIGQAVNEIVGLDQVDFKVLWQAIIWLGVFALIAALAQYLQNQMSNRLTYHIIADLHRDAFNKIQKLPLSYVDNHSLGDLVSRVINDVDLVGNGLLQSFNNLFSGVILIIGVIVMMLSLDVKIGLIVIILTPISVVVSYIIASRTYHRFTEQVNLRGELGGYVDEMAQGQMIVRAFTFEDDAIEQFTSINQKVHESGLWSQFYGALINPTSRVLNSIVYAVVGVVGAFTVLSGQLSVGIFSSFLTYANQYNKPFNDISSIINEMQTSLAAAARVHELMGAKEETPSRDQAEIASVEGAVDFKDLTFHYDSQRPLIEDLNVHIKAGDTVAIVGPTGAGKTTLINLLMRFYDPVAGGIHIDGVNTLDMQRSYLRQNFGMVLQDSWIFEGTIFDNIAYGKSGATMEDVVAVAKKAQIHDMIMQMDQDYQFKLSESGANISKGQQQLICIARIMLTDPDMLILDEATSSIDTMTEKAIQETFDAMMVNHTTFIVAHRLSTIENADQILYMENGHVLEQGSHQSLLEKEGKYFNLYQSQFDHQAE; this is translated from the coding sequence ATGGATAAAACAACATTCTCGTGGCTGATGGATTACATTAAACGTTACCGTTGGACTACAATCGGCTTATTCCTATTTTCAACAATTACTGTTCTTTTTCAAGTTTTAATACCCATTCAAATCGGACAGGCAGTGAATGAAATCGTTGGCCTGGACCAAGTGGATTTTAAAGTTCTGTGGCAAGCCATTATCTGGCTGGGTGTGTTCGCCTTAATTGCAGCCCTAGCTCAGTATTTACAAAACCAGATGTCTAACCGATTAACCTACCATATTATTGCGGACTTACATAGAGACGCTTTTAATAAGATACAAAAACTGCCTTTATCATACGTGGATAACCATTCTTTAGGGGATCTCGTTTCTCGCGTCATTAATGATGTCGATTTAGTCGGTAATGGTTTATTACAGAGTTTTAATAACTTATTCTCTGGAGTGATTTTAATTATCGGGGTTATCGTGATGATGTTATCCCTAGATGTTAAAATCGGGCTAATTGTCATTATTTTGACCCCAATTTCTGTGGTTGTTTCTTATATTATTGCCAGTAGAACCTACCACCGCTTTACTGAACAGGTCAATTTACGTGGGGAACTCGGTGGATACGTGGATGAAATGGCCCAAGGGCAAATGATTGTCCGTGCCTTTACCTTTGAAGACGACGCCATTGAACAATTTACCAGTATTAACCAAAAAGTGCATGAGTCAGGTCTGTGGTCACAATTTTATGGGGCCTTAATTAACCCTACGTCTCGTGTTTTAAACTCCATTGTGTATGCTGTTGTGGGTGTAGTTGGTGCTTTTACTGTATTATCTGGCCAATTGAGTGTGGGGATTTTCTCTTCATTCTTAACTTACGCCAACCAATACAACAAGCCATTTAATGATATTTCTTCTATTATTAATGAAATGCAAACATCTTTAGCTGCGGCTGCTCGCGTCCATGAACTGATGGGAGCTAAGGAAGAGACACCTTCACGCGATCAAGCAGAAATTGCATCGGTTGAAGGTGCAGTTGATTTTAAAGACTTAACCTTCCATTATGATAGCCAACGACCTTTAATTGAAGACTTAAACGTCCATATAAAGGCTGGGGATACAGTAGCCATTGTAGGTCCTACTGGGGCTGGGAAAACGACCCTTATCAACCTTCTGATGCGGTTTTATGACCCAGTAGCCGGCGGGATTCATATTGACGGTGTCAACACCTTAGATATGCAACGTAGCTATCTACGACAAAACTTTGGGATGGTTTTACAGGATTCTTGGATTTTTGAAGGAACCATTTTCGATAATATTGCATACGGTAAGTCGGGCGCAACCATGGAAGACGTGGTTGCTGTGGCTAAAAAAGCCCAAATCCATGACATGATCATGCAGATGGACCAAGATTATCAGTTTAAATTAAGTGAAAGCGGGGCTAATATATCTAAAGGACAACAACAATTAATTTGTATAGCGCGAATTATGCTGACAGACCCAGATATGTTGATATTGGATGAGGCGACATCTTCAATTGATACGATGACGGAGAAGGCGATTCAAGAAACCTTTGATGCAATGATGGTCAACCATACAACCTTTATCGTAGCCCACCGATTGTCAACGATTGAAAATGCCGACCAAATCTTATATATGGAAAACGGCCATGTCTTAGAACAAGGCAGCCATCAAAGTTTATTAGAAAAAGAGGGTAAGTACTTCAATCTATACCAATCGCAATTTGATCATCAAGCTGAATAA
- a CDS encoding DeoR/GlpR family DNA-binding transcription regulator codes for MLLEERKTIILDYLNQHHMVDLQTLVTMTGASESTLRRDLDSMEDEGLLIRVHGGAKLKKGANPVIGEEPRFSDKVLNNANEKRIIAQHAVGLIEKGETIYLDAGTTTLLMLDFITPDMQLNIVTNGVDQAIVAAGKGLNIQLLGGTLRANTQAIVGQSAHKQLKKYHFHHVFLGMNGIDLDDGLTTTDEEEAFLKEQAASQSIDVHVMIDQSKFERTYPITVNLDCEFQVVTNIFKDRHAKEDFTQVYKIKEVNN; via the coding sequence GTGTTATTAGAGGAACGAAAAACGATCATCTTAGATTACCTAAACCAGCATCATATGGTCGATTTGCAGACCTTAGTCACCATGACTGGTGCCAGCGAGTCAACCTTGCGTCGTGATTTAGATAGTATGGAAGATGAAGGACTCTTAATTCGCGTCCATGGTGGCGCGAAATTGAAGAAGGGTGCTAATCCTGTAATTGGAGAAGAACCCCGATTTAGTGATAAGGTACTCAATAATGCAAATGAGAAGCGAATCATTGCTCAACATGCAGTGGGTCTGATAGAAAAAGGCGAAACTATTTATCTAGATGCCGGTACAACGACCTTACTAATGCTTGACTTCATCACACCGGACATGCAATTAAACATCGTCACGAATGGTGTCGATCAAGCGATTGTTGCAGCTGGTAAAGGCTTGAATATCCAATTATTAGGGGGCACCTTACGGGCGAATACCCAAGCAATTGTTGGTCAAAGCGCTCATAAGCAATTAAAGAAATACCATTTTCACCATGTGTTTTTAGGGATGAATGGGATTGATTTAGATGATGGACTGACGACAACTGACGAAGAGGAAGCCTTTTTGAAAGAACAGGCAGCCAGTCAAAGTATAGACGTTCATGTCATGATTGACCAAAGTAAGTTTGAGAGAACTTATCCAATCACGGTTAACTTAGATTGCGAATTCCAAGTTGTTACAAATATTTTTAAAGACCGACATGCAAAAGAAGATTTTACTCAAGTATATAAAATAAAGGAGGTCAACAATTGA